The following are encoded together in the Mammaliicoccus vitulinus genome:
- a CDS encoding YhgE/Pip domain-containing protein, producing the protein MFDDIKNLWTHKFLLVSLIAIMLIPLIYSSVFVGSLWDPYGKTGDLKISVVNNDSGGEVNGEKANIGNDVENKLKDNDKFKWEFVKQETADKHLEKGESFAVISIPSNTSKHAGSMLDKNPEKIDLNVKTNPGYSYTGSQIASKAVTAVEDDLSASVREKYISESFKGMNKLTDGYKDTSKALGQMSDAESQLIDGNKQVESGLEQLAPMAGAEGQQLLQGSMQVSQGLNDLQQNNDKLKQNIDKAIKQSEGKYFNEENVKAINSPVVSNEDDLTEVDNYGQSFAPYILSLSLYVGAVAFSAVYPIDKRIGDSTGFRWWLSKFAIFMMQALGSALVLAALCLYGFEIEIADPVYFTLTLLLWSIAAYMIVTFLTVVLGNIGKFLAIILLILQLGSSEGTFPIQLSGKIFQNLHPFSPMSYVIKALRENIFNFTSDVTYGQSMLIIGLIAIVFAALTLLVYVVRSKYPHLRRQANENDY; encoded by the coding sequence ATGTTTGATGATATAAAAAATCTGTGGACACACAAATTTTTACTCGTTTCCTTAATCGCAATTATGTTAATCCCCTTAATTTATAGTTCAGTTTTTGTAGGTTCTTTATGGGATCCGTATGGTAAGACTGGCGATTTGAAAATATCTGTCGTTAACAATGATAGTGGCGGAGAAGTTAACGGAGAAAAAGCGAATATCGGTAACGATGTAGAAAACAAATTAAAAGATAACGATAAGTTTAAATGGGAATTTGTTAAACAAGAAACAGCAGACAAACATTTAGAAAAAGGTGAATCATTCGCTGTTATTTCAATTCCTTCTAACACGTCGAAACATGCTGGCTCTATGTTGGATAAGAACCCTGAAAAAATCGATTTAAATGTTAAGACAAACCCAGGTTATTCTTACACGGGTTCACAAATAGCATCTAAAGCAGTTACAGCTGTTGAAGATGATTTAAGCGCTTCTGTTAGAGAAAAATATATATCTGAATCATTTAAAGGTATGAACAAACTTACAGATGGTTATAAAGATACTTCTAAAGCGCTCGGACAAATGTCAGATGCTGAATCACAACTAATTGATGGCAACAAACAAGTTGAGTCAGGCTTAGAACAATTAGCACCAATGGCAGGCGCTGAAGGTCAACAACTATTACAAGGTAGCATGCAAGTATCACAAGGTTTAAACGATTTACAACAAAACAACGATAAATTAAAACAAAATATCGATAAAGCAATCAAGCAATCAGAGGGTAAATACTTTAACGAGGAAAATGTTAAAGCTATTAACAGCCCAGTAGTATCAAATGAAGATGACTTAACTGAAGTAGACAACTACGGACAAAGTTTCGCACCATATATTCTCTCATTAAGTTTATATGTTGGAGCTGTCGCATTCTCAGCAGTCTACCCTATTGATAAACGAATTGGAGATTCAACAGGATTTAGATGGTGGTTAAGTAAATTTGCTATATTTATGATGCAAGCTTTAGGATCAGCTTTAGTTTTAGCAGCCCTATGTTTATATGGTTTTGAAATTGAAATAGCTGATCCAGTATACTTCACGTTAACATTATTATTATGGAGTATTGCAGCATATATGATTGTAACGTTCTTAACAGTCGTATTAGGTAATATCGGTAAGTTCTTGGCAATCATTTTACTCATCCTTCAATTAGGATCAAGTGAAGGAACATTCCCAATACAATTATCAGGTAAGATATTCCAAAACTTACATCCATTCTCACCAATGAGTTATGTCATTAAAGCTCTAAGAGAAAACATATTTAACTTTACAAGTGATGTAACTTACGGACAATCAATGCTCATAATTGGCCTTATTGCAATAGTGTTCGCAGCACTTACGTTGCTCGTATATGTCGTACGTTCTAAATATCCACACTTAAGACGTCAAGCAAACGAAAATGACTATTAA
- the dhaL gene encoding dihydroxyacetone kinase subunit DhaL: MNAETLLNRLKDLKNTFETEEQNLTNLDRAIGDGDHGVNMLRGFKAVDEKASGETISDVLKSTGMTLMSSIGGASGPLYGFSFVKMAGLDHDEITQENLKEYVNTFKDAVATRGKVSGGEKTMYDVLLKATEHLENGHQLTEEDLQQFAEDTKALEATKGRASYFKKDSIGHMDPGAQSMVYVLKVLSEDV; the protein is encoded by the coding sequence ATGAATGCAGAAACGCTTTTAAATAGACTTAAAGATTTAAAAAATACATTTGAAACTGAAGAACAAAATTTAACCAATCTAGATAGAGCGATTGGCGATGGTGACCATGGTGTAAATATGTTAAGAGGCTTTAAAGCAGTTGATGAGAAAGCGTCGGGTGAAACAATTAGTGATGTATTAAAATCTACGGGAATGACACTCATGAGTTCAATTGGAGGTGCATCAGGTCCACTTTACGGATTTAGCTTTGTTAAAATGGCAGGTCTTGACCATGATGAAATCACCCAAGAAAATTTAAAAGAATATGTTAATACATTCAAAGATGCTGTTGCTACAAGAGGTAAAGTATCAGGTGGAGAAAAGACAATGTATGATGTGTTGTTAAAAGCAACTGAACATTTAGAAAATGGACATCAATTAACTGAAGAAGATTTGCAACAATTTGCTGAAGATACTAAAGCATTAGAAGCAACTAAAGGAAGAGCTTCTTATTTTAAAAAAGATTCAATTGGTCATATGGATCCAGGTGCTCAAAGTATGGTGTATGTATTAAAAGTTCTAAGTGAGGATGTGTAA
- the dhaM gene encoding dihydroxyacetone kinase phosphoryl donor subunit DhaM, whose protein sequence is MATIGIISHSKEIAQGVKDLLEQMSPNVTVIAKGGTNEGEIGTSIDTVNEVINELTEDALLFYDIGSSEMNLEMALDLYEGEYKLYKVDGPIVEGAFLASVSLSTGATLEEAIESIKREFS, encoded by the coding sequence ATGGCGACTATCGGAATTATTAGTCATAGTAAAGAAATAGCCCAAGGTGTTAAAGATTTATTAGAACAAATGTCACCTAATGTAACAGTTATTGCAAAAGGTGGTACAAATGAAGGTGAAATCGGTACGAGTATTGATACCGTTAATGAAGTTATAAATGAATTAACAGAAGATGCATTATTATTTTATGATATAGGTTCATCTGAAATGAACCTTGAAATGGCGCTGGATTTATATGAAGGAGAATATAAATTATATAAAGTAGACGGTCCAATCGTAGAAGGTGCATTTTTAGCAAGTGTATCTTTATCTACAGGTGCAACATTAGAAGAAGCAATTGAAAGTATTAAAAGAGAATTTTCGTAA
- a CDS encoding FadR/GntR family transcriptional regulator: MKISNKKLYEKVADVIILDINEGRLNTGDRLPSIKALSESFGVGQATIREALNALRAMGYIDIKHGQGTFITEREEPRFNFEAINGDVKDIENLLEVRSIVEVGVARLAAKNRNDEDLLAIESALKDMKLAIKENDLGEASDLKFHLAIADAAKNDILKQLLLNVSDIMRHTMKETRRIYLYTKSKSIEKLYNEHKEIFEAIKIQNAQLAQSKMAFHLEEVEKVVLSNIKKTES, from the coding sequence ATGAAGATATCGAACAAGAAATTATACGAAAAAGTTGCAGATGTCATCATATTGGATATTAATGAAGGACGTTTAAATACTGGAGATCGTTTACCATCTATTAAAGCTTTGTCTGAAAGCTTTGGGGTAGGACAAGCAACTATAAGAGAAGCGTTAAATGCTTTAAGAGCTATGGGATATATAGATATTAAACATGGCCAAGGAACATTTATAACGGAAAGAGAAGAACCACGATTTAACTTTGAAGCAATAAACGGAGATGTTAAAGACATCGAAAATTTATTAGAAGTTCGGAGTATTGTAGAAGTAGGCGTTGCAAGATTAGCAGCGAAGAATAGAAACGATGAAGACTTATTAGCGATAGAGTCTGCATTGAAAGATATGAAATTAGCAATAAAGGAAAATGATTTAGGAGAAGCATCAGACTTAAAATTTCATTTAGCGATAGCAGATGCAGCTAAAAATGATATTTTAAAACAATTGCTATTAAACGTATCTGACATCATGAGACATACAATGAAAGAAACAAGAAGAATTTACTTATATACTAAAAGTAAATCAATCGAAAAATTGTATAACGAACATAAAGAAATTTTTGAAGCAATCAAAATTCAAAACGCTCAACTAGCTCAAAGTAAAATGGCTTTTCATTTAGAAGAAGTAGAAAAAGTCGTGTTAAGTAATATTAAAAAAACTGAAAGTTAA
- the dhaK gene encoding dihydroxyacetone kinase subunit DhaK, with translation MKKLMKEKTHFVADMLKGIEVMDNSVEIISDNVIVRKKLKKSGVALVSGGGSGHEPAHAGFVAEGMLDAAVCGEVFTSPTPDKILEAIKHVATDEGVLLIIKNYAGDVMNFEMAQEMAEMEGISCQSVIVRDDISIENEQDRRGVAGTVLVHKYAGYLSDNGYNLTEIKEKVDAFIESIRTIGMAIYPCLVPTTGQYGFDLDDSKMEIGIGIHGERGIYQENMESIDEIINRLMHELEKEISDKSLIVMINGMGATPDSELAIIAHYFNEYALNKDLDIKKYFVGNYMTALDMQGFSITLVPYQQALEEAFNAPTESKYFK, from the coding sequence ATGAAGAAATTAATGAAAGAAAAAACACATTTTGTTGCCGATATGCTAAAAGGCATTGAAGTAATGGATAACTCAGTTGAAATTATAAGTGATAATGTTATTGTTCGAAAAAAACTTAAAAAAAGTGGTGTGGCTTTAGTTTCTGGTGGTGGATCAGGCCACGAACCGGCACATGCAGGTTTTGTTGCGGAAGGTATGTTAGATGCTGCTGTATGTGGCGAAGTATTTACGTCACCAACACCTGATAAAATTCTAGAGGCTATTAAACATGTTGCGACAGATGAAGGCGTATTACTTATTATTAAAAATTATGCTGGTGATGTCATGAATTTTGAAATGGCTCAAGAAATGGCGGAAATGGAAGGTATTTCTTGTCAGTCGGTAATTGTTCGTGATGATATTTCTATAGAGAATGAACAAGATAGAAGAGGTGTAGCTGGAACGGTATTAGTCCACAAATACGCTGGCTATTTATCAGATAATGGATATAATTTAACTGAAATTAAGGAAAAAGTTGATGCGTTTATTGAAAGTATAAGAACAATTGGCATGGCAATATATCCTTGTTTAGTACCTACAACTGGTCAATATGGATTTGACTTAGATGACAGTAAAATGGAAATAGGTATAGGTATTCACGGCGAAAGAGGTATATATCAAGAGAATATGGAATCTATTGATGAAATCATAAATAGATTAATGCATGAGCTTGAAAAGGAAATTTCTGATAAGTCATTAATTGTTATGATTAATGGTATGGGCGCAACGCCGGACTCAGAACTTGCGATTATAGCTCATTATTTCAATGAATATGCATTAAACAAAGACTTAGACATTAAAAAATACTTTGTTGGAAATTATATGACAGCACTTGATATGCAAGGATTCTCTATAACACTTGTGCCATATCAACAAGCGTTAGAAGAGGCTTTTAATGCACCGACAGAAAGTAAATATTTTAAATAG
- a CDS encoding MarR family winged helix-turn-helix transcriptional regulator: MEEDLKRAFNLFHESIINIHSEVAKILNNSGLDEVISKEQYQTLKIIKDFPKCTYSFIASKQGVFKTAISNRINKLKNLDLISIQQGEDKREKSVLLTEKGLKLVNRTEDVIYETFNRKLSAHFSDQEIITFVKQLEKANNLITGKDNVKHV; the protein is encoded by the coding sequence TTGGAAGAAGATTTAAAAAGAGCATTTAATTTATTTCATGAATCTATCATTAATATCCATAGTGAAGTAGCAAAAATTTTAAATAATTCTGGATTAGATGAAGTTATTTCTAAAGAACAATATCAAACTTTAAAAATTATTAAAGATTTCCCTAAGTGTACGTATAGTTTTATTGCATCTAAACAAGGTGTTTTTAAAACAGCAATATCAAATAGAATAAACAAATTGAAAAACCTCGATCTTATTTCAATTCAACAAGGTGAAGATAAAAGAGAAAAATCTGTTCTGTTAACTGAAAAAGGATTGAAACTTGTTAACCGTACTGAAGATGTCATTTACGAAACATTCAATCGTAAACTGTCTGCTCACTTCTCTGATCAAGAAATCATCACATTTGTTAAACAATTAGAAAAAGCTAATAATCTTATAACAGGAAAGGACAATGTTAAACATGTTTGA
- a CDS encoding (Fe-S)-binding protein: MKVSLFSTCLVEALNTRVGIATVELLERLGCEVDYPASQVCCGQPAFNSGYVEEAKKAAKIMINAFEDSEYVVGPSGSCVTMFKHYPSVFEDDKEWYERAQALSDKSYELTQFIVDVLNITDVGAHLDGKATVHPSCHMTRLLGVVNQPTALLEQVEGLELVELPHYYNCCGFGGTFAVKMGDVSTEMVDEKVDSILATGADYLIGADASCLMNIEGRLKRRGANVKVLHIAEVLNNQLAKAVQ, from the coding sequence ATGAAAGTGAGTTTATTTTCTACTTGTTTAGTAGAGGCATTAAACACACGAGTAGGTATCGCAACTGTTGAATTGCTTGAGAGACTAGGATGTGAAGTGGACTATCCGGCTAGTCAAGTTTGCTGTGGGCAACCTGCATTCAATTCTGGCTATGTTGAAGAAGCTAAGAAAGCAGCTAAGATTATGATTAATGCTTTTGAAGATTCTGAGTATGTAGTTGGACCTTCTGGTAGTTGCGTTACAATGTTTAAACATTATCCAAGTGTGTTTGAAGATGATAAAGAATGGTATGAAAGAGCTCAAGCACTGAGCGACAAATCTTATGAACTTACACAATTTATAGTAGATGTGTTGAATATTACAGATGTTGGTGCACATTTAGATGGTAAGGCTACCGTTCATCCTTCTTGTCACATGACGAGATTACTAGGTGTAGTGAATCAACCAACAGCATTATTAGAACAAGTTGAGGGACTTGAGCTAGTAGAATTGCCTCATTATTATAATTGTTGTGGATTCGGTGGAACGTTCGCTGTGAAAATGGGTGATGTTTCGACTGAAATGGTTGATGAAAAAGTGGATTCAATTTTAGCAACGGGTGCTGATTATTTAATTGGTGCAGATGCGAGTTGTTTAATGAATATTGAAGGACGCTTAAAAAGACGTGGAGCAAATGTTAAAGTATTGCATATTGCTGAAGTATTAAATAATCAACTAGCTAAGGCGGTGCAATAA